In Serratia sp. FDAARGOS_506, a genomic segment contains:
- the pdhR gene encoding pyruvate dehydrogenase complex transcriptional repressor PdhR — MAYSKIRQPKLSDVIEQQLEYLILEGTLRPGEKLPPERELAKQFDVSRPSLREAIQRLEAKGLLLRRQGGGTFVQTNLWQSFSDPLAELLADHPESQFDLLETRHALEGIAAYYAALRGTDEDLARIRDCHIVIQQAQDSGDLDAEADAVMQYQIAVTEAAHNVVLLHLLRCMGPMLEQNVRQNFELLYSRREMLAKVSSHRAGIFEAIVAREPEKAREASHRHLAFIEEILLDLSREHTRRERSLRRLQQRKD, encoded by the coding sequence ATGGCCTACAGCAAAATCCGCCAACCCAAGTTGTCAGATGTTATCGAGCAACAGCTCGAATACCTGATCCTCGAGGGGACACTGCGCCCAGGCGAAAAACTGCCTCCGGAGCGCGAGCTGGCGAAACAATTTGATGTCTCCCGTCCTTCTCTGAGAGAGGCCATTCAGCGCCTGGAAGCGAAAGGGTTGCTCCTGCGCCGTCAGGGCGGCGGCACCTTCGTGCAAACTAATCTGTGGCAGAGCTTCAGCGATCCGCTGGCCGAGCTGCTGGCCGACCATCCCGAATCACAGTTCGATCTGCTGGAAACCCGTCACGCGCTGGAAGGCATTGCCGCCTATTACGCGGCGCTGCGCGGCACCGATGAAGATCTGGCGCGCATCCGCGACTGCCACATCGTGATTCAACAGGCTCAAGACAGCGGCGATCTCGACGCCGAAGCCGATGCGGTCATGCAGTATCAAATCGCCGTGACCGAAGCTGCCCACAACGTTGTGTTACTTCACCTGCTACGCTGCATGGGGCCGATGCTGGAACAGAACGTGCGTCAGAACTTTGAATTGCTCTACTCGCGCCGTGAGATGTTGGCAAAAGTGAGCAGCCACCGCGCCGGAATTTTTGAGGCGATTGTGGCACGCGAGCCGGAAAAGGCCCGTGAAGCCTCGCATCGCCACTTGGCGTTTATCGAGGAAATCTTGCTGGATCTCAGCCGGGAGCATACTCGGCGCGAGAGATCGCTACGGCGTCTCCAGCAACGCAAGGATTAA
- a CDS encoding amino acid permease, with product MDGQQHGDQLKRGLKNRHIQLIALGGAIGTGLFLGIAQTIKMAGPSVILGYAIGGFIAFLIMRQLGEMVVEEPVAGSFSHFAYKYWGNFAGFASGWNYWVLYVLVAMAELTAVGIYVQYWWPEIPTWVSAAVFFLAINAINLANVKVYGEMEFWFAIIKVVAIIGMIVFGAYLLFSGMGGPEATVTNLWAQGGFFPNGVMGLVMAMAVIMFSFGGLELVGITAAEADNPQKSIPKATNQVIYRILIFYIGSLAILLSLYPWGKVVEGGSPFVLIFHALNSNLVATVLNIVVLTAALSVYNSCVYCNSRMLYGLAQQGNGPKSLLKVDGRGVPVVAIGISALATALCVLINYLIPGRAFELLMALVVSALVINWAMISLAHLKFRAAKNREGVVPKFKAFWYPFSNYLCLLFMAGILVIMYLTPGIQISVLLIPVWVAILAVGYAIKQRSQRVDGVTSR from the coding sequence ATGGATGGTCAACAGCATGGTGACCAGCTGAAACGCGGCCTGAAAAACCGCCATATTCAGCTCATCGCCTTAGGTGGCGCAATCGGCACCGGGTTATTTCTCGGTATCGCTCAAACAATAAAAATGGCCGGCCCGTCGGTTATTCTCGGTTACGCCATCGGTGGCTTCATCGCGTTTCTGATCATGCGCCAGCTGGGGGAAATGGTGGTGGAAGAACCGGTTGCCGGTTCCTTCAGCCACTTCGCCTACAAATACTGGGGCAACTTCGCCGGCTTCGCTTCCGGCTGGAACTACTGGGTGTTGTATGTCCTGGTGGCGATGGCGGAGCTGACAGCGGTCGGCATCTACGTGCAGTACTGGTGGCCGGAGATCCCCACCTGGGTCTCCGCCGCGGTGTTCTTCCTGGCGATCAACGCCATCAACCTGGCCAACGTCAAAGTTTACGGTGAGATGGAATTCTGGTTCGCCATCATCAAGGTGGTGGCGATTATCGGCATGATCGTGTTCGGCGCCTACCTGTTGTTCAGCGGCATGGGCGGCCCGGAAGCCACCGTCACCAACCTGTGGGCGCAGGGCGGGTTCTTCCCGAACGGCGTCATGGGCCTGGTGATGGCGATGGCGGTGATCATGTTCTCCTTCGGCGGCCTCGAGCTGGTCGGCATCACCGCCGCCGAAGCCGACAACCCGCAAAAAAGCATTCCGAAAGCCACCAATCAGGTGATCTACCGCATCCTGATTTTCTATATCGGTTCACTGGCCATTCTGTTGTCGCTGTACCCGTGGGGCAAGGTGGTCGAAGGCGGCAGCCCGTTCGTGCTGATCTTCCACGCGCTGAACAGCAACCTGGTGGCGACCGTGCTGAACATCGTGGTGCTCACCGCCGCGCTGTCGGTCTACAACAGCTGCGTCTACTGCAACAGCCGCATGCTGTACGGCCTGGCGCAACAAGGTAACGGCCCGAAAAGCCTGCTGAAGGTCGACGGCCGCGGCGTGCCGGTGGTGGCCATCGGCATTTCCGCCCTCGCCACCGCGCTGTGCGTACTGATTAACTACCTGATCCCTGGCCGTGCCTTCGAGCTATTGATGGCGTTGGTGGTATCGGCGCTGGTGATCAACTGGGCGATGATCAGCCTGGCGCACCTGAAGTTCCGCGCCGCCAAAAACCGCGAAGGCGTGGTGCCGAAGTTCAAGGCGTTCTGGTACCCGTTCAGCAACTACCTGTGCCTGCTGTTCATGGCCGGCATCCTGGTGATCATGTACCTGACGCCGGGCATTCAAATCTCGGTGCTGCTGATCCCGGTATGGGTGGCGATCCTGGCCGTTGGTTACGCCATCAAACAGCGCAGCCAACGCGTCGACGGCGTCACCAGCCGTTGA
- a CDS encoding cytochrome c, translating to MKKRLAVLILLVAIVVIALLWWRENRRYDGPVQQVTAGAEQIARGRYLAQAADCAACHTASGGAPLAGGYPLETPFGTIYGSNLTPSADHGIGRWTKDDFFLALTQGVAPGGRHLYPAMPYTSYKGMSRQDADDIYAYLMTRPAVDVAIPANEMPFPFNQRMALIGWNLLFRSQDPLPASSQGNSPQWQRGRYLADVLGHCGECHTPRGVLGQMDLAKPMQGGDLGRFMAPDITPHGLAQRGWTPQDVSRFLSTGLAPQGSAFSEMHMVVDLSTRHLTPEDHQALALYLMGEQPPAAVPVKMGQGNDTGRMAYLDQCAGCHAREGEGKPHVAPAMRDNATLRQADGKNLIVSVLDGLPAQQFPNGESMQSMPGFGERLSDAEVAELVNYLRVTWGGLPADITAEQVKALRK from the coding sequence ATGAAAAAACGTCTTGCAGTGTTGATTTTGCTGGTGGCGATCGTGGTGATTGCGCTGCTCTGGTGGCGGGAAAACCGCCGTTACGACGGCCCGGTGCAGCAGGTGACCGCCGGCGCCGAACAGATCGCCCGCGGCCGCTATCTGGCGCAGGCCGCTGACTGCGCTGCCTGCCATACCGCCAGCGGCGGGGCGCCGTTGGCCGGCGGCTATCCGCTGGAAACGCCGTTCGGCACGATTTACGGCAGCAATCTGACGCCGTCGGCCGACCACGGCATCGGGCGCTGGACCAAGGACGACTTCTTCCTGGCGCTGACGCAGGGCGTGGCGCCGGGCGGGCGACATCTGTACCCGGCGATGCCTTACACCTCGTACAAGGGCATGTCGCGTCAGGACGCCGACGACATCTACGCTTACCTGATGACGCGTCCGGCGGTGGATGTCGCCATTCCGGCCAACGAGATGCCGTTCCCGTTCAACCAGCGCATGGCGCTGATCGGCTGGAACCTGCTGTTCCGCAGCCAGGATCCTCTGCCGGCCAGTTCGCAGGGCAATTCGCCGCAATGGCAGCGCGGCCGCTATCTGGCCGATGTGCTGGGCCACTGTGGCGAATGCCACACGCCGCGTGGCGTGCTGGGGCAGATGGATCTCGCCAAGCCGATGCAGGGCGGCGATCTCGGCCGCTTCATGGCGCCGGACATTACGCCGCACGGTCTGGCACAGCGCGGCTGGACGCCGCAGGACGTCAGCCGCTTCCTCAGCACCGGTCTCGCGCCGCAGGGTTCCGCCTTCAGCGAGATGCACATGGTGGTGGATCTCAGCACCCGTCATTTAACGCCGGAAGACCACCAGGCGCTGGCGCTGTATCTGATGGGCGAGCAGCCGCCGGCGGCAGTGCCGGTGAAAATGGGCCAGGGCAACGATACCGGGCGTATGGCCTATCTGGATCAGTGCGCCGGCTGCCATGCGCGTGAAGGCGAGGGCAAACCGCACGTCGCACCGGCGATGCGCGATAACGCCACGCTGCGCCAGGCGGACGGCAAGAACCTGATCGTGTCGGTGCTGGACGGCTTGCCGGCCCAGCAATTCCCGAACGGCGAAAGCATGCAGAGCATGCCGGGCTTCGGCGAGCGGCTGAGCGATGCCGAAGTGGCGGAGCTGGTGAATTACCTGCGCGTGACCTGGGGCGGCTTGCCGGCGGACATCACCGCCGAGCAGGTGAAAGCGCTGCGCAAGTAA